Proteins found in one Actinokineospora alba genomic segment:
- a CDS encoding sigma-70 family RNA polymerase sigma factor has protein sequence MGAPEGDQGDGHDELTVCALAAGAGDRRALERFVHATQRDVWRFLAHLTRVDLADDLTQETYLRALPSLPRFAGRSTARTWLFSIARRVAVDNVRSALTRPRVAATDDWATSAETRHASTHEAAAGFEDIVELNLLLAGLSDDRREALVLTQVLGLSYSEVAEISGCPVGTVRSRIARAREDLLRADGTRRTSSG, from the coding sequence GTGGGAGCACCAGAGGGCGACCAGGGCGACGGCCACGACGAACTGACGGTGTGCGCGCTCGCCGCCGGGGCGGGCGACCGGCGTGCCCTCGAGAGATTCGTCCACGCCACCCAGCGCGACGTCTGGCGGTTTCTCGCCCATCTGACCCGCGTCGACCTGGCCGACGACCTGACGCAGGAGACCTACCTTCGCGCCCTGCCGAGCCTCCCCCGTTTCGCGGGCAGGTCGACCGCCCGCACCTGGCTCTTCTCCATCGCCCGCCGTGTCGCGGTGGACAACGTGCGGTCCGCGCTGACCCGGCCCCGAGTGGCGGCGACCGACGACTGGGCCACCTCGGCGGAAACCCGGCACGCGTCGACGCATGAGGCGGCGGCGGGGTTCGAGGACATCGTGGAGCTGAACCTGCTGTTGGCGGGCCTGTCGGACGACCGGCGGGAGGCACTGGTGCTGACCCAGGTGCTGGGCCTGTCCTACAGCGAGGTGGCGGAGATCAGCGGCTGTCCGGTAGGGACAGTCCGGTCGCGCATCGCCCGCGCCCGTGAGGATCTGCTGCGGGCGGACGGAACGCGCCGGACCTCCTCAGGCTGA
- a CDS encoding zf-HC2 domain-containing protein yields the protein MTCREAVSARLDGEGEPAPAEATDRHLAECAACRQWQAGVVALARSLRVREAVAVPDLTDAILAAAPAATRVWPRVGLGVVAIAQSTLAVAQIVGVDTAMAHVGHGHAGPFAGHLVNESTAWTLALGIGLAWAALRPRAASGLIPVLAGFVVVLLGYSVYDLFAGAVPASRVGGHGVLVFALCLLLLVRRDAAAPTPGKGDAVGTPGEYPDTARFDDRRPAERGPGQGFLRPAGRHRAA from the coding sequence ATGACGTGCCGTGAAGCCGTGTCCGCACGGCTCGACGGCGAAGGTGAGCCCGCGCCCGCCGAGGCCACTGACCGGCACCTCGCCGAGTGCGCGGCCTGTCGGCAGTGGCAGGCGGGCGTCGTGGCGCTGGCCCGATCGCTGCGCGTGCGCGAAGCGGTGGCGGTGCCCGACCTGACCGACGCCATCCTCGCCGCGGCGCCCGCCGCGACCAGGGTGTGGCCGCGGGTCGGGCTGGGAGTTGTCGCCATCGCCCAGTCGACCCTCGCCGTCGCGCAGATCGTCGGCGTCGACACGGCCATGGCGCATGTCGGGCACGGGCACGCCGGGCCGTTCGCCGGGCACCTGGTCAACGAGAGCACCGCGTGGACGCTCGCACTCGGGATCGGGCTCGCCTGGGCCGCGCTGCGGCCGCGCGCGGCGTCGGGGCTGATCCCGGTGCTGGCGGGCTTCGTCGTGGTGCTGCTGGGCTATTCGGTCTACGACCTGTTCGCAGGCGCCGTCCCCGCCTCCCGCGTGGGCGGGCACGGCGTGCTCGTGTTCGCCTTGTGCCTGCTGCTCTTGGTGCGCCGCGACGCCGCCGCGCCGACTCCCGGAAAGGGTGACGCCGTTGGCACGCCTGGGGAATATCCCGACACCGCGCGGTTCGACGACCGCAGGCCCGCCGAACGTGGCCCAGGGCAAGGATTTCTCCGACCCGCGGGCAGGCATCGCGCCGCGTAG
- a CDS encoding helix-turn-helix transcriptional regulator, whose product MAQGKDFSDPRAGIAPRSAAFVDTPAAAQGRVEIVSACPNVGVERMRHILFAVDGEVGPSADVRPSADRAARIVGRARVLGSLRGHLADGGGVLLTGPSGIGKTTLLDEVAADAQGRVLRATSAENERWIPGTALADLLAQVPGPAVADLPEPQRRAVEGVLSGERVDPQGSPALRMAWHSLLLGLAADAPVLVLLDDVQWIDATSADILAYAARRLPGSAVRVVVAGRVQEPTDLAEDGDGADPRPVPPALLAPRPLLRLPVPPLTADDLAELFDAYGLPARTAVAIHADSEGNPYLALTLAGAFSERTGLRAPAPLPPGVAALVHERLSGVAPRVRQTLLMCALATRPTIRLLLRAGRADARHDIRHAVQAGLVVTDEENIRFTPPAAASIVAELADAEQRAEAHRQLAEAVTFDDQRDRHLALASAAPDAQVARSLVVAAETAIRRGSRDLAAELYLLAADRAPADLASQRLDWLVAATEAAANAGLPEQANRAARALLAAEARPLQRVRVRMAVIHLAGQGLGGMREMFAAAIADAGDDAASQALLFLWQSWAAMVAADSDKAIADAERAVELARQVGDHNTEALAAAAIALQFRVVGRPDSWSALGAALALPAPDVDGWTHLSPRYIGTRFAIFDDRLDDARSDLLDMLALVEHGAAEELVHVLRSLSEVSVGLGRCRDALNYADRALRIAGEARMSPGPCWHASAEAELAGGNVARAQFLAERGIRASEQEADGVFVRRHLHVLGQALLRSGQPAQAVAALRRVAESEPTGGNPSILRWHGDLVIGLVATGELDDAERILSQARATIDGRPHTDGVRARLDRAEANLLVARGDSDGAIALLDRATAAFAELRQPLEVGKTHLTRAKTERLRRRFAPARAALDAATEVFQSAHARPWIDQTEQMRSRLDGSDTAPPTALPLTTGESRITELVAEGATNREIADRLFVSVKTVEATLTRLYRKLGIRSRTQLIRLLREQA is encoded by the coding sequence GTGGCCCAGGGCAAGGATTTCTCCGACCCGCGGGCAGGCATCGCGCCGCGTAGCGCCGCTTTCGTGGACACCCCGGCGGCCGCCCAGGGCCGCGTGGAGATCGTCTCGGCATGCCCGAACGTCGGTGTCGAGCGGATGCGTCATATCCTCTTCGCTGTGGACGGCGAGGTAGGTCCCAGCGCGGATGTGCGCCCGTCCGCGGACCGGGCGGCGCGCATCGTCGGTCGGGCACGGGTATTGGGGAGCCTGCGAGGCCATCTCGCTGACGGCGGCGGGGTGCTGCTCACCGGGCCCAGCGGCATCGGCAAGACCACCCTGCTCGACGAGGTGGCGGCCGACGCGCAGGGGCGGGTCCTGCGGGCCACCAGCGCGGAGAACGAGCGGTGGATCCCGGGCACCGCCCTGGCCGACCTGCTCGCCCAAGTCCCCGGTCCGGCCGTGGCCGACCTGCCCGAACCCCAGCGCCGAGCGGTCGAGGGTGTGCTGAGCGGCGAGCGGGTCGACCCGCAGGGATCGCCCGCGCTGCGCATGGCCTGGCACTCACTGCTGCTCGGCCTTGCCGCCGACGCACCGGTCCTGGTGCTGCTCGACGACGTCCAGTGGATCGACGCCACCTCCGCCGACATCCTCGCCTACGCCGCGCGGCGGCTGCCCGGCAGCGCGGTGCGGGTCGTGGTCGCCGGCCGCGTCCAGGAGCCGACCGACCTCGCCGAGGACGGCGACGGCGCCGACCCGCGGCCGGTCCCGCCCGCCCTGCTCGCGCCGCGGCCGCTGTTGCGGCTGCCGGTGCCGCCGCTGACCGCCGACGACCTCGCCGAGCTGTTCGACGCCTACGGTCTGCCCGCCCGCACCGCCGTGGCGATCCACGCCGACTCGGAGGGCAACCCCTACCTCGCGCTGACCCTTGCGGGCGCGTTCTCCGAGCGCACCGGCCTGCGCGCGCCAGCGCCACTGCCGCCCGGCGTGGCCGCGCTGGTGCACGAACGACTCTCCGGGGTGGCCCCCCGGGTCCGGCAGACCCTGCTGATGTGCGCGCTGGCGACCCGGCCGACGATCCGGCTGCTGCTGCGCGCGGGCCGCGCCGACGCCCGCCACGACATCCGCCACGCCGTGCAGGCCGGGCTCGTCGTCACCGACGAGGAGAACATCCGCTTCACCCCGCCCGCCGCCGCGTCCATCGTCGCCGAACTCGCCGACGCCGAGCAGCGCGCCGAGGCGCACCGCCAACTGGCCGAGGCGGTCACCTTCGACGACCAGCGCGACCGCCACCTGGCGCTCGCCTCGGCCGCGCCGGACGCCCAGGTGGCCCGCTCGCTCGTCGTCGCCGCCGAGACCGCGATCCGCCGCGGCTCCCGGGACCTGGCCGCCGAGCTGTACCTCCTCGCCGCCGACCGCGCGCCCGCCGACCTGGCCAGCCAGCGGCTGGACTGGCTGGTCGCGGCCACCGAGGCCGCGGCCAACGCAGGCCTGCCCGAGCAGGCCAACCGCGCCGCCCGCGCCCTGCTGGCCGCCGAGGCCCGCCCGCTGCAGCGGGTCCGGGTGCGCATGGCGGTGATCCACCTCGCCGGACAGGGGCTCGGCGGCATGCGCGAGATGTTCGCCGCCGCCATCGCCGACGCGGGCGACGACGCCGCGTCCCAGGCCCTGCTGTTCCTCTGGCAGTCGTGGGCGGCCATGGTCGCCGCCGACTCCGACAAGGCGATCGCCGACGCCGAGCGCGCGGTCGAACTGGCCCGGCAGGTCGGCGACCACAACACCGAGGCGCTCGCCGCCGCCGCGATCGCCCTGCAGTTCCGGGTGGTCGGCCGGCCCGACAGCTGGTCGGCACTCGGCGCCGCCCTCGCACTGCCTGCCCCCGACGTCGACGGCTGGACGCACCTCTCGCCGCGCTACATCGGCACCCGCTTCGCGATCTTCGACGACCGCCTCGACGACGCCCGCTCCGACCTGCTCGACATGCTCGCCCTGGTCGAACACGGGGCGGCCGAGGAACTCGTGCACGTGCTGCGGTCGCTGTCGGAGGTCTCGGTCGGCCTGGGCCGCTGCCGCGACGCGCTGAACTACGCCGACCGCGCGCTGCGGATCGCGGGCGAGGCCAGGATGAGCCCCGGCCCCTGCTGGCACGCCAGCGCGGAGGCCGAACTCGCCGGCGGCAACGTCGCCCGCGCCCAGTTCCTCGCCGAACGCGGCATCCGGGCCTCGGAGCAGGAGGCCGACGGCGTGTTCGTCCGGCGGCACCTGCATGTGCTCGGTCAGGCCCTGCTGCGGTCCGGCCAGCCCGCGCAGGCGGTCGCCGCCCTGCGCCGGGTCGCGGAATCCGAACCGACCGGGGGCAACCCGTCGATCCTGCGGTGGCATGGCGACCTCGTCATCGGCCTGGTCGCCACCGGCGAACTCGACGACGCCGAGCGCATACTGTCCCAGGCCCGCGCCACCATCGACGGCAGGCCGCACACCGACGGCGTGCGCGCCCGCCTGGACCGCGCCGAGGCCAACCTGCTCGTCGCGCGGGGCGACTCCGACGGCGCCATCGCCCTGCTCGACCGCGCCACAGCGGCGTTCGCGGAGCTGCGCCAGCCGCTGGAAGTCGGCAAGACCCACCTGACCCGGGCCAAGACCGAACGCCTCCGCCGCCGCTTCGCCCCCGCCCGCGCGGCCCTGGACGCGGCCACGGAGGTCTTCCAGAGTGCCCACGCCCGGCCATGGATCGACCAGACCGAGCAGATGCGCTCCCGCCTCGACGGTTCGGACACCGCGCCGCCCACCGCGCTGCCGCTGACGACCGGCGAATCGCGGATCACGGAGCTGGTGGCCGAGGGAGCCACGAACCGGGAGATCGCCGACCGGCTCTTCGTCAGCGTGAAGACGGTGGAGGCGACGCTGACCCGGCTCTACCGCAAGCTCGGGATCCGGTCGCGGACCCAGCTGATCCGGTTGCTCCGCGAGCAGGCCTAG